In the genome of Pirellulales bacterium, one region contains:
- the kdsA gene encoding 3-deoxy-8-phosphooctulonate synthase, translating to MPNNPATIGPYRCGRGEPLLLIAGPCVIESESLTLSIARRLKEITAGKPVRLVFKASFDKANRTSTASFRGQGLEPGLAVLRHVKEETGLPVVTDIHESYQAAPVAEVCDLLQIPAFLCRQTDLLVAAARTGRAVHVKKAQFLAPGDMRHVVDKLASAGCENVLLCERGTFFGYGRLVNDMRAIPQMQALGVPVVFDATHSVQEPGGLGNATGGNRAMIEPLARAAAAIGIDGLFCETHPDPDRSPSDGPNMIPLDRFEQFLENVLRVRAAASAGTL from the coding sequence TTGCCCAACAATCCTGCTACGATCGGCCCTTATCGATGCGGCCGCGGCGAACCGCTGTTGCTGATCGCCGGTCCGTGTGTGATCGAAAGCGAATCGCTGACGCTTTCGATCGCGCGGCGGCTGAAAGAAATCACTGCCGGCAAGCCTGTGCGGCTTGTGTTCAAGGCCTCGTTCGACAAGGCCAACCGCACGAGCACGGCCTCGTTTCGCGGTCAGGGGCTGGAGCCGGGCCTGGCCGTTCTGCGGCATGTGAAAGAGGAAACCGGCTTGCCGGTCGTCACCGACATTCACGAATCGTATCAAGCGGCCCCGGTGGCGGAAGTTTGCGACCTGTTGCAAATCCCGGCCTTTTTGTGCCGGCAAACCGATCTGCTCGTCGCCGCGGCGCGCACCGGCCGGGCCGTGCATGTGAAGAAGGCCCAGTTTCTGGCGCCTGGCGACATGCGGCACGTTGTCGACAAACTGGCTTCTGCCGGCTGTGAGAATGTGTTGCTTTGCGAACGGGGAACGTTTTTCGGCTACGGCCGACTGGTAAACGACATGCGGGCCATCCCGCAGATGCAAGCCCTCGGCGTGCCCGTGGTGTTCGACGCCACGCATAGCGTGCAAGAGCCGGGCGGGCTTGGCAATGCCACCGGCGGCAATCGGGCGATGATCGAACCGCTCGCCCGAGCCGCGGCCGCTATCGGCATCGACGGCCTGTTTTGTGAAACTCATCCCGATCCCGATCGCTCGCCGAGCGACGGGCCGAATATGATTCCGCTCGATCGCTTCGAGCAGTTTCTGGAAAACGTGCTGCGCGTTCGGGCGGCTGCTTCAGCCGGAACGCTATAG
- a CDS encoding diacylglycerol kinase family protein gives MNSGQPTRFPPDADQVLILTNPKAGAGPAHHRLDRLVAALARWRLKGRLVTDRSEIGQHADELQQAGRLRAVVSAGGDGTAAETLNRTASGIPIALFPLGTENLLARYLDMPREPEELAEVIAAGTTIQHDVGNASGRLFAIMIGCGFDAEVVRRVHLERDGHITRLNYLKPIWESIRSYEYPEMRISYELANPGGAGSAAVGNWTTIDARFAFIVNVPRYALGLRFVPEAQADDGQLDLCTFRRGSLFHGLWYLGNLLLQQHRQLPDCTVRRVRRLRIESDGVVPYELDGDASGFLPLDVQIEPNRLTLVVPPSWPAKNARPHSTDAA, from the coding sequence ATGAATTCCGGCCAGCCAACCCGTTTTCCGCCCGACGCCGATCAGGTGCTGATCCTCACCAATCCCAAAGCCGGCGCCGGGCCGGCCCATCATCGGCTCGACCGATTGGTGGCGGCGCTCGCCCGCTGGCGGCTGAAGGGCCGGCTGGTTACCGACCGCTCGGAAATCGGTCAGCACGCCGACGAATTGCAGCAGGCGGGCCGGTTGCGGGCCGTGGTTTCCGCCGGGGGCGACGGCACGGCCGCCGAAACTCTCAACCGCACCGCGTCGGGCATTCCCATCGCCCTGTTCCCGCTGGGCACTGAAAATCTGCTGGCTCGCTACCTCGATATGCCCCGGGAGCCGGAAGAACTAGCCGAGGTGATCGCCGCCGGCACGACCATCCAACACGATGTGGGCAATGCCTCGGGCCGCCTGTTTGCGATCATGATCGGCTGCGGGTTCGATGCCGAAGTCGTCCGCCGCGTGCATCTGGAACGCGACGGCCACATCACCCGGCTGAATTATTTAAAACCCATCTGGGAATCGATCCGTAGTTATGAATATCCCGAGATGCGGATCAGCTACGAATTGGCTAATCCCGGCGGGGCCGGATCGGCGGCCGTTGGCAACTGGACGACGATCGATGCCCGTTTTGCCTTTATCGTGAATGTTCCGCGCTATGCTCTGGGGCTGCGGTTTGTTCCCGAAGCGCAGGCCGACGATGGACAATTGGATCTGTGCACATTTCGGCGGGGTTCGTTGTTTCATGGACTTTGGTATTTAGGGAATTTGCTGTTGCAGCAGCATCGCCAATTGCCCGACTGCACGGTCCGCCGGGTGCGGCGGCTGCGGATCGAATCGGATGGCGTGGTGCCCTACGAACTCGATGGCGACGCCAGCGGGTTTTTGCCGCTCGACGTGCAGATCGAACCGAACCGGCTGACGCTGGTCGTGCCCCCAAGCTGGCCCGCGAAAAACGCCCGTCCCCACTCCACCGACGCCGCATGA
- a CDS encoding PEP-CTERM sorting domain-containing protein produces MNPSNGLWQNSTTGDFGAGLPGDVYLDVQSSWATFASEHDITDANIGNFLGSYGVDVYDHDVWAVVNHNSQFAVVPEPSGLVLAACGALALCGAAIHRRRA; encoded by the coding sequence TTGAACCCTAGCAACGGATTGTGGCAAAATTCCACGACCGGTGATTTCGGCGCCGGCCTGCCCGGCGACGTGTATTTAGACGTGCAGAGTTCTTGGGCAACCTTTGCTTCCGAGCACGATATTACCGACGCCAACATCGGAAATTTTCTCGGCAGCTACGGTGTCGATGTCTACGACCACGACGTTTGGGCCGTCGTCAACCATAACAGTCAATTCGCGGTTGTGCCCGAGCCTTCCGGCTTGGTTCTTGCGGCTTGCGGCGCTTTGGCCTTGTGCGGCGCAGCGATTCACCGGCGCCGGGCATAG
- a CDS encoding UvrD-helicase domain-containing protein: MDHLLENLNPPQREAVVHVEGPLLILAGPGSGKTRVITHRIAHLLAQGVPDYQILALTFTNKAADEMRRRLTELAPHAKVWMSTFHRFCARLLRQYAPSVGLGENFTIYDTDDSRKVLRDVVEELGVDLTHVTPERLQAAISWAKNHLIPPDRYEPQAGSAIGKIVARVYPAYQARLMADSAVDFDDLLLHVVTLLTENPELRRTLDGRYRFIMVDEYQDTNLAQYAIVRALSVDQPNLAVTGDPDQSIYGWRGANLNNIMEFEKDFPSVQVVRLEQNYRSTQRILRVADQLICHNRRRKPKSLFTENEEGSQVRLVKYLNNRVEADSIAARIATEVQAGRRRPRDFAIFYRTNALSRNLEFALREYAVPYQMVNGLEFYQRKEIKDVLAYLHLLNNPRDRVALTRIINTPARGIGKSTVGRIAEYGSRRGKSMLDAAREAGLIEGLTKRAAVAVAKFVAIVDRLSLARSGPVEEIIAAVLDETGYRAMLSESDDADDQERLANVEELLTAAREFDERNPGLDQLESFLEQACLVNDTDAWEVDDDRVTLMTMHAAKGLEFPVVFVIAVEEGLLPHERSKEDGAALEEERRLLFVAITRAREELQLSLARQREFRGQSRYAVPSQFLMELPHEELEMTERLFAEHVRPQLSPEGLERLAAMQEAAIRESIDFDPVELERLSRSMSNSTTRETARELHPRADERGEPARDAATVDPPRPKLTTAAALAEPQSAAGAGQAAVRRQTAPDEFVAGLLVQHPEYGLGKILVASGTGPRRSVTVAFAAGAGQKNFLVIHSPLMLAKP; encoded by the coding sequence TTGGATCATCTATTGGAAAATCTGAATCCGCCGCAGCGGGAGGCGGTGGTGCATGTCGAGGGGCCGCTGTTGATTCTCGCCGGGCCGGGGAGCGGGAAGACGCGCGTCATCACGCATCGGATCGCGCATCTGCTGGCCCAAGGCGTGCCGGATTATCAGATTCTCGCCCTCACGTTCACCAACAAAGCGGCCGACGAAATGCGCCGCCGCCTGACCGAACTCGCGCCGCATGCGAAGGTGTGGATGAGCACCTTCCACCGCTTCTGCGCCCGGCTCTTGCGGCAATATGCTCCTTCGGTCGGCCTGGGCGAGAATTTCACGATCTACGACACCGACGATAGCCGCAAAGTGTTGCGCGATGTCGTGGAAGAACTTGGCGTCGATCTGACGCACGTCACGCCGGAGCGGCTGCAGGCAGCCATCAGTTGGGCCAAGAACCATCTGATCCCCCCCGATCGCTACGAGCCGCAAGCCGGCAGCGCGATCGGCAAGATCGTGGCCCGGGTTTATCCGGCCTATCAGGCCCGCTTGATGGCCGATTCGGCCGTTGATTTCGACGACTTGCTGCTGCACGTCGTGACGCTGTTGACCGAGAATCCCGAGCTCCGCCGCACGCTCGATGGCCGCTACCGCTTCATCATGGTCGACGAATATCAAGACACGAATTTGGCGCAGTATGCGATCGTTCGGGCATTGTCGGTCGATCAACCGAATCTGGCCGTGACGGGCGATCCGGATCAATCGATTTACGGCTGGCGCGGGGCGAATTTGAACAATATCATGGAGTTCGAGAAAGATTTTCCGAGCGTGCAGGTGGTGCGGCTGGAGCAGAACTATCGCAGCACGCAGCGGATCCTGCGCGTGGCCGATCAACTGATCTGCCACAATCGCCGCCGCAAGCCAAAGAGCCTGTTCACGGAGAACGAAGAGGGTTCGCAGGTCCGGCTGGTGAAGTATTTGAACAACCGCGTCGAGGCCGATTCGATCGCCGCTCGGATTGCCACCGAGGTGCAAGCCGGCCGGCGGCGGCCGCGTGATTTCGCGATCTTCTACCGCACCAACGCCCTGTCGCGCAATCTCGAATTCGCCCTGCGCGAATATGCGGTTCCGTATCAGATGGTCAACGGGCTCGAGTTCTACCAACGCAAAGAAATCAAGGATGTGTTGGCGTATTTGCATTTGCTCAACAATCCGCGCGATCGCGTGGCCCTGACGCGGATCATCAACACCCCGGCCCGCGGCATCGGCAAATCCACGGTGGGCCGCATCGCCGAATACGGCTCGCGGCGCGGCAAGAGCATGCTCGACGCGGCCCGGGAGGCTGGGCTGATCGAAGGGCTGACGAAGCGGGCGGCAGTGGCCGTGGCAAAATTCGTCGCCATCGTCGATCGCCTGTCGCTCGCCCGCTCCGGGCCGGTGGAAGAGATCATCGCCGCCGTGCTCGATGAAACCGGCTATCGCGCGATGCTCAGCGAATCCGACGATGCCGACGATCAGGAACGGCTGGCGAATGTCGAAGAACTTTTGACCGCCGCCCGCGAATTCGACGAGCGCAATCCGGGGCTCGATCAGCTCGAAAGCTTTTTGGAGCAAGCCTGCCTGGTGAACGACACCGACGCCTGGGAGGTGGACGACGACCGCGTGACGCTGATGACAATGCACGCGGCGAAGGGGCTCGAATTTCCGGTCGTGTTCGTGATCGCGGTCGAAGAGGGCCTGTTGCCCCACGAACGCAGCAAGGAAGACGGAGCAGCCTTGGAAGAGGAGCGGCGGCTATTGTTCGTCGCCATCACCCGAGCCCGGGAGGAACTGCAGCTCAGCTTGGCTCGGCAGCGGGAGTTTCGCGGCCAGAGCCGCTATGCGGTTCCGAGCCAGTTTCTGATGGAACTGCCGCACGAGGAATTGGAAATGACGGAGCGGCTATTCGCCGAACACGTTCGCCCGCAACTAAGCCCGGAAGGACTGGAGCGGCTAGCGGCGATGCAAGAGGCGGCGATACGCGAGTCAATCGATTTCGATCCTGTCGAGTTGGAGCGGTTGAGCCGATCGATGAGCAATTCGACGACGCGCGAAACCGCACGCGAGTTGCATCCTCGAGCGGACGAACGGGGCGAACCGGCACGGGATGCCGCGACGGTCGATCCGCCGCGTCCGAAGCTCACGACGGCCGCGGCGCTGGCCGAGCCGCAGAGCGCGGCCGGCGCGGGGCAAGCCGCCGTGCGCCGGCAGACGGCTCCCGACGAATTTGTCGCCGGCCTGCTTGTCCAGCATCCCGAATACGGCCTGGGGAAAATCCTTGTGGCCAGCGGAACCGGGCCGCGGCGCAGCGTGACGGTGGCGTTTGCAGCCGGCGCGGGCCAAAAAAATTTCTTGGTCATCCACAGCCCGCTGATGCTGGCGAAGCCTTAG
- a CDS encoding AAA family ATPase gives MRSIAVLNQKGGVGKTTTAVNLSAALAAQGHRVMLMDLDPQAHATLHLGLPPDPAVPSIYDVLTGNASIAEARRKVSDNLWVVGSHIDLAAAEVELVGVVGREVVLRDKLLEDAQSTEVKEWGQAPPDELRPRGQPPLARSQSPFFHDIPPLDFLLIDCPPSLGILTLNALAAVEEVFLPLQPHFLALHGLSKLLETIDLVARRINDRLRLSGIVFCLYESGTRLAGEVGRDVEAFFEAQRGKRAPWADVRLFSTRIRRNIRLAEAPSFGQSIFQYAPDSHGAEDYAALAEEVQRGEVRGTRGEEGKDARAERRGGHASAPVT, from the coding sequence ATGCGCTCGATCGCCGTGTTGAATCAGAAAGGGGGCGTCGGCAAGACGACGACGGCCGTCAATCTCAGCGCCGCCCTTGCAGCGCAGGGCCATCGCGTGATGCTCATGGACCTCGATCCGCAAGCCCACGCCACGCTGCATCTCGGCCTGCCGCCCGATCCGGCGGTGCCGTCGATCTACGATGTGCTCACCGGCAACGCCTCGATCGCCGAAGCGCGGCGCAAGGTGAGCGACAACCTGTGGGTCGTCGGCTCGCATATCGATCTGGCGGCCGCGGAAGTGGAATTGGTCGGCGTCGTGGGGCGCGAAGTGGTCTTGCGCGATAAGCTGCTGGAAGACGCCCAATCCACCGAAGTAAAAGAATGGGGACAGGCGCCTCCCGACGAGCTGCGGCCGCGGGGCCAACCGCCGCTTGCTCGGAGCCAGTCCCCATTCTTTCACGACATCCCGCCGCTCGATTTTTTGCTCATCGACTGCCCGCCTTCGCTGGGCATTCTCACGTTGAACGCACTGGCCGCGGTGGAAGAAGTTTTCTTGCCGCTTCAGCCGCATTTCCTCGCCCTGCACGGATTGAGCAAACTCTTGGAAACGATCGATCTCGTAGCCCGGCGAATCAACGATCGGTTGCGGCTGAGCGGGATCGTGTTCTGCCTGTACGAATCGGGCACTCGCCTGGCGGGCGAAGTGGGCCGCGACGTGGAAGCGTTTTTTGAAGCTCAGCGCGGCAAGCGGGCGCCATGGGCCGACGTGCGCCTGTTTTCAACCCGTATCCGCCGCAACATCCGCCTCGCCGAAGCCCCCAGCTTCGGCCAATCAATCTTCCAATACGCCCCCGATTCGCACGGCGCTGAAGACTACGCGGCGCTGGCCGAGGAAGTGCAAAGGGGCGAGGTGCGAGGGACGAGAGGCGAGGAAGGAAAAGACGCTCGCGCCGAACGTCGCGGCGGCCATGCTTCGGCTCCGGTAACCTGA
- a CDS encoding thiamine-phosphate kinase, giving the protein MESDFIAWLRQRVARHPQLLLGPGDDAAILHLADRADCVVTVDLLTEGIDFKLPDVSAHRVGRKALAVSLSDLAAMAARPVGMVVAVALPRRGGRQLAVDLFEGLAELAERYGVAVAGGDTNSWDGPLVISTTAIGQTTSAGPLLRSGAKPGDRILVTGSFGGSILGKHLDFEPRVDEALVLADRCRLHAGIDASDGLSLDLSRMAAESRCGAVIDLAHVPIAPAAHELSRRQVEGRTPLEHALSDGEDFELILALAPDDAARLVAEQPLAPLELTDIGHFISEPGLWQMAADGARSPLAPRGWEHEFD; this is encoded by the coding sequence ATGGAATCCGATTTCATCGCTTGGCTTCGCCAGCGCGTCGCGCGGCATCCGCAGTTGCTGCTCGGGCCCGGCGACGATGCGGCCATTCTGCATTTGGCCGATCGAGCCGATTGCGTCGTGACGGTCGATCTGCTCACCGAGGGAATCGATTTTAAGTTGCCGGATGTTTCCGCGCACCGAGTGGGCCGCAAGGCGCTGGCCGTCAGCTTGAGCGATCTGGCGGCCATGGCGGCCCGGCCGGTGGGAATGGTCGTGGCCGTGGCGCTGCCGCGGCGCGGGGGCAGGCAGTTGGCGGTCGATTTGTTCGAGGGGCTGGCCGAACTTGCTGAGCGCTACGGAGTGGCGGTGGCCGGCGGAGACACGAATAGTTGGGATGGCCCGCTGGTGATCAGCACCACGGCCATTGGCCAGACGACTTCGGCCGGCCCACTGTTGCGCAGCGGGGCGAAGCCCGGCGATCGGATTCTGGTGACCGGCTCGTTCGGCGGCAGCATCTTGGGCAAGCATTTGGATTTCGAGCCCAGAGTCGACGAAGCGCTGGTGCTGGCCGATCGTTGCCGGCTGCACGCCGGAATCGACGCCAGCGACGGCCTGTCGCTCGATCTATCGCGCATGGCGGCGGAAAGCCGTTGCGGGGCCGTGATCGACTTGGCCCATGTGCCAATCGCCCCGGCGGCGCACGAGTTGTCTCGCCGGCAAGTCGAAGGCAGAACGCCATTGGAGCATGCTCTTTCCGACGGCGAGGATTTCGAATTGATTCTAGCCCTCGCTCCGGACGACGCGGCCAGGCTCGTTGCCGAGCAGCCGCTTGCCCCGCTTGAGTTGACCGACATCGGCCATTTCATCTCCGAGCCGGGCCTGTGGCAGATGGCTGCCGATGGCGCCCGTTCGCCGCTTGCCCCCCGCGGCTGGGAACACGAATTCGATTGA